GCGCATCGTGCTGAGGCCAACACCGATAAATGCGGCCGCGGCGCGAATCGGCAACGCGCCGTCTGTACACATTTCTTCAAGGGTTAACTCGCGGGGGCCGGGATCGATCGGAGTGAGCGCGGGCGGCTTACGGGGCATCTAGCAACCTCTTGACTATAACCGCGGGCGAGCAGCAGACCAGACATTCCACACTTCAGTTATTTCCACTTGCTCGCCTGTCCACATAGTGATACACAATTGTGTACTGCACCCGGCGGGGGTGCGTCAACCGGAACTTTTACACTTTTGTGTACTATCACATGGATGAGCGCCCGGCATTGGATGGCACGCTGCTGAATGTATTTGAGGCGG
This region of Gemmata massiliana genomic DNA includes:
- a CDS encoding helix-turn-helix domain-containing protein — encoded protein: MPRKPPALTPIDPGPRELTLEEMCTDGALPIRAAAAFIGVGLSTMRQLVDAKEVPSLKVRAKVMVPKRALVLYLAKKVAA